In the genome of Bacillus thuringiensis, the window ACTGTTCTTACTGCTACCGCTATCCCCTTTCCAAACACAAGCAGCAAACAATTTAGGTTCAAAATTACTCGTTGGATACTGGCATAACTTCGATAACGGTACTGGCATTATTAAATTAAGAGACATTTCACCAAAATGGGATGTAATCAATGTATCTTTCGGTGAAACTGGTGGTGATCGTTCCACTGTTGAATTTTCCCCTGTATATGGTACAGATACAGAATTCAAATCAGATATTTCTTATTTAAAAAGTAAAGGAAAGAAAGTAGTTCTTTCAATAGGTGGACAAAATGGGGTCGTTTTACTTCCTGACAATGCCGCTAAGCAACGTTTTATTAATTCCATACAATCTCTGATTGATAAATACGGTTTTGATGGAATAGATATTGACCTTGAATCAGGTATTTACTTAAACGGAAATGACACTAATTTCAAAAACCCAACTACTCCTCAAATCGTAAATCTTATATCAGCTATTCGAACAATCTCAGATCATTATGGTCCAGATTTTCTATTAAGCATGGCTCCTGAAACAGCTTATGTTCAAGGCGGTTATAGCGCATACGGAAGCATCTGGGGTGCATATTTACCAATTATTTACGGAGTGAAAGATAAACTAACATACATTCACGTTCAACACTACAATGCTGGTAGCGGGATTGGAATGGACGGTAATAACTACAATCAAGGTACTGCAGACTACGAAGTCGCTATGGCAGATATGCTCTTACATGGTTTTCCTGTAGGTGGTAATGCAAATAACATTTTCCCAGCTCTTCGTTCAGATCAAGTAATGATTGGACTTCCTGCAGCACCAGCGGCAGCTCCAAGTGGTGGATACATTTCGCCAACTGAAATGAAAAAAGCTTTAAATTATATCATTAAAGGAGTTCCGTTCGGAGGAAAGTATAAACTTTCTAACCAGAGTGGCTATCCTGCATTCCGCGGCCTAATGTCTTGGTCTATTAATTGGGATGCAAAAAACAACTTTGAATTCTCTAATAATTACAGAACATATTTTGATGGTCTTTCCTTGCAAAAATAATAAAAAACAACAATAGGTTATAGGACCTATTGTTGTTTTTTATTTATGTAAATTACTTTTTCACTTCTACATGATGAAGAGATTCTTTTTCATCTCTTACATAACTATTTACAAGACTTAAAAGTAATTTACCACCAATTAACATCGCTTGTTCATCAAAATCAAATTGAGGATGATGATGTGGATATTTTGCTCCTATTTCTTCATTACCCGCACCTGTGAAGAAAAATGCTCCAGGAACATGGTCTAAGTAGTATGCAAAATCATCTCCCCCCATAATAGGTGGTACTTCCATGACCCGTTCTCTGCCAAGATCACGTTCCGCAACCGTCATAAAATGACGTGTTTCATCTACATGATTTATTAATATTGGATAGCCTCGTTTATATTGAATATTAACTTCAGCATGAAGAGACTGACAAATCCCTTCAACAACTCGTTTAAATTCCTTCTCCATATATTCTCTCACTTCAGGATCTAGCGTTCGAATGGTCCCTGTAAATGTAGCAGTATCTGCAATAATATTATCTGCTTGACCAGCATGAAATGTGCCTACTGTTAATACTGCAGATTGAAGCGGATCTACTTTTCTACTAACTAAAAGTTGTAATTGGTTAATAACTTGCGTTGCAACGATAATAGCATCTACAGTATGATGCGGCATACCTCCATGACCACCTCGCCCTTGAACCTTCACTTCAAAAGAATCAGCTGCTGCCATCATTGCTCCAGCTCTTGCCCCAACAATTCCTAATGGCATTTGAGAAGATAAATGTGTACCAAATACAACATCTACTCCCTCTAAACAACCATCCTCAATCATGGCAATTGCCCCACCAGGTTCTTTTTCTTCTGCATGTTGATGTATAAGAACTATTTTTCCAGAAAGCTGATCTCTATGGTCACTTAATATTTTTGCAACTCCTAAAAGTGTTGCTGTATGTCCATCATGCCCACAAGCGTGCATTACACCAGGAATCTTTGATTTATATGAAACTTGCTTTTCATCTTGGATAGGTAGCGCATCGAAATCAGCACGTAGCGCTATCGTCTTCCCAGGTCTTCCACCTTCAATTACTCCGATTACTCCTCTGCCCCCGATATTTGTTTTCACCTCAATATGAAAACTTTTTAAGATTTCAGCTACTTTTCTCGGCGTTTCTATTTCTTGAAACGATAGCTCTGGATATTGATGAAAATCTCTTCGCCATGAAACTATTTGGTTATATAAACTTTCCAATTCTTTATGCCATGTTTCTATCATAGAAATTCCCCTTTCTTTATTTAACACATTAAATAAAACTTACATAACATTCAGTATTTAATCAATAAAAAAGAGAACTTTCTCTAAAAGTCCTCCTACTATTCTAGTCACTATTTTGCTTCAACACAAAAACTGAAAGTTCAGGTACACTCAAAAATCTAACAGGCATCCTAGTAGTCCCAATGCCACGATTTACATATAAATATAACGGCTTACTCTTCCCCTCTACTTCATACATACCTTCAACATAGTTCTCAGCTAGTTTGGTAGTAATTAACGGACCTACGAAAGGAATTTGGACTTGTCCTCCGTGACTATGTCCTGACAGTTGAAGATCAACTGGGTAACGATTTATTTTGGTTACAACATCCGGCTCATGTACTAATAACATGTTGAAATCATTTTGTTTCAAGTTTTTTAAAGTTGAATCTATTTGCGGCTTCCCTAATAGAAAATCATCCAAACCTGATATTGTAATATATTTGCCGTTTTCCACTTTAATTTTCTGCACTCCATTTACTAATACAGAAAAACCAGCTTCCTCCATATATTTTTTGTAAAATAAACTACCGCCCCCGCCCCTATCATGATTCCCAAACACAGCATATTTCCCTAAGGGAGCGTAAATTTTCTGCAAAATAGCCTTCGCTTCTTCTCTTTCCGCATTATAAGACCCAAATTTATCTATTAAATCTCCGGTAAAAACTACTATATCTGGATGTAATTCATTCATCTTCTCCACTAAATGTTCAAGTTGTTTCAGTGTAAACTCTGGTCCTAAATGTACATCTGAAAACTGTAATATTTTTTTATTATTAAATTCTTTAGGAATTGCAGAAGCTTCTATTTCATTCCATGTAACCGTTACTAGTTTTCGTTCTATTTCTGTCGCATAATAATACAAACTTACTGGTATCATTAATATACTTATAAAACTAATAATAAATATCTTTATGATTGATTTTTTTCGTTCTTTTTTTACATGATTCGTATTCATGTTTTCACCTCTAGAAACACTTTAAATCCTTATTGTTACATTAATGTGACAACATGAACAATGTTATTAATATGTAATTCCCTCCATATTCACTTTGACAATTTTATACAGAAGTCATAACATATTTTTATAATACGTAGATTTTTGAATTTTTTCTATTCATTCCATCATTTTATTACGGAGGGGTTATTCATGTCTGTATTTACACCAGAAGAAATTACGGAACTTGCTGCGAATTCAGGAAGGAAAAAAGCTCATTTATCATTGCTCCCTATGCTAATTCTTGGTTTTTTTGGTGGTGCTTTTATCGCATTAGGGTATTTACTCGATATTCATGTTATTGGGACAATGCCAAAATATTGGGGATCATTTTCTAGTTTTCTAGGCGCTGCTGTATTCCCTATTGGTCTTATTCTCGTTATTCTTGCAGGCGGTGAACTAATAACTGGTAACATGATGACAGTTTCTATGGCCTGGCTCCAAAAGAAAATTACTTTATTTCATTTCATACGAAATTTAGTTATTGTTACATTTAGCAATTTCATAGGAGCTGTATTCGTAGCCTATTTTTTCGGTCATATCGTTGGCTTAACTGAAGGAGCTTTTTTAGCGAAAACTATTTCTATCGCTCAAGCGAAACTACAAGATACACCATTGCAAGCATTTATTTCTGCAATCGGATGTAATTGGCTCGTTTGTTTAGCTGTTTGGCTCAGTATGGGAAGTAAAGAATTTATCGGAAAGATTATCGGTATTTGGTTCCCAGTTATGACTTTTGTTGCGATTGGATTTCAACACGTTGTAGCAAATATGTTTGTCATCCCAGCCGCAATTTTTGCCGGTCATTTCACTTGGGCTGAATATTTTCCAAACTTTATTTTTGTTTTCTTTGGAAATTTAGTAGGAGGTATGTTATTTGTA includes:
- a CDS encoding chitinase codes for the protein MLNKFKFFCCILVLFLLLPLSPFQTQAANNLGSKLLVGYWHNFDNGTGIIKLRDISPKWDVINVSFGETGGDRSTVEFSPVYGTDTEFKSDISYLKSKGKKVVLSIGGQNGVVLLPDNAAKQRFINSIQSLIDKYGFDGIDIDLESGIYLNGNDTNFKNPTTPQIVNLISAIRTISDHYGPDFLLSMAPETAYVQGGYSAYGSIWGAYLPIIYGVKDKLTYIHVQHYNAGSGIGMDGNNYNQGTADYEVAMADMLLHGFPVGGNANNIFPALRSDQVMIGLPAAPAAAPSGGYISPTEMKKALNYIIKGVPFGGKYKLSNQSGYPAFRGLMSWSINWDAKNNFEFSNNYRTYFDGLSLQK
- a CDS encoding M20 metallopeptidase family protein, which gives rise to MIETWHKELESLYNQIVSWRRDFHQYPELSFQEIETPRKVAEILKSFHIEVKTNIGGRGVIGVIEGGRPGKTIALRADFDALPIQDEKQVSYKSKIPGVMHACGHDGHTATLLGVAKILSDHRDQLSGKIVLIHQHAEEKEPGGAIAMIEDGCLEGVDVVFGTHLSSQMPLGIVGARAGAMMAAADSFEVKVQGRGGHGGMPHHTVDAIIVATQVINQLQLLVSRKVDPLQSAVLTVGTFHAGQADNIIADTATFTGTIRTLDPEVREYMEKEFKRVVEGICQSLHAEVNIQYKRGYPILINHVDETRHFMTVAERDLGRERVMEVPPIMGGDDFAYYLDHVPGAFFFTGAGNEEIGAKYPHHHPQFDFDEQAMLIGGKLLLSLVNSYVRDEKESLHHVEVKK
- a CDS encoding metallophosphoesterase, which encodes MNTNHVKKERKKSIIKIFIISFISILMIPVSLYYYATEIERKLVTVTWNEIEASAIPKEFNNKKILQFSDVHLGPEFTLKQLEHLVEKMNELHPDIVVFTGDLIDKFGSYNAEREEAKAILQKIYAPLGKYAVFGNHDRGGGGSLFYKKYMEEAGFSVLVNGVQKIKVENGKYITISGLDDFLLGKPQIDSTLKNLKQNDFNMLLVHEPDVVTKINRYPVDLQLSGHSHGGQVQIPFVGPLITTKLAENYVEGMYEVEGKSKPLYLYVNRGIGTTRMPVRFLSVPELSVFVLKQNSD
- a CDS encoding formate/nitrite transporter family protein, with amino-acid sequence MSVFTPEEITELAANSGRKKAHLSLLPMLILGFFGGAFIALGYLLDIHVIGTMPKYWGSFSSFLGAAVFPIGLILVILAGGELITGNMMTVSMAWLQKKITLFHFIRNLVIVTFSNFIGAVFVAYFFGHIVGLTEGAFLAKTISIAQAKLQDTPLQAFISAIGCNWLVCLAVWLSMGSKEFIGKIIGIWFPVMTFVAIGFQHVVANMFVIPAAIFAGHFTWAEYFPNFIFVFFGNLVGGMLFVALPYFISYNKKLPSHQEKTEMKNKSLSA